The sequence below is a genomic window from Oxobacter pfennigii.
ATATCTCCGCACATCAGACTTCGAAAAATACTTCTGGCCGACATACAAGAAAATGCTTCTTTTCGCACATGAAAAAGGCTCCAAAACATCAATAACCGGTGAAGGGGATATGTCAAGATTCTATGACCTTCTTTTAGACCTTCCGAAAGCAAGCGTAATCCTGAAACTGGAAAAAGACGACATCTTTTATGCAAAGAAAAAAATCGGAAACCATGTTGCAATAATAGGAAACTTCCCCAGCAGCTACATTAAATACAAATCCAAGCAGGAATGCCTGGACATGGCAAAACGCATAATGGATGAATGCGCCCCTGGCGGCGGCTTTATATTCGGAATAGATTTGCCTGCATTGTCTGTTTCCGATGTAAACGCAGAAAATATGCAAGCAATATTCCAGTTTGTTCACGATTATAAATAGGAGGGGATTTGTATGGAAAAGAAAATCAGCGAATTATTAAAGGAATTGGAAAAGGATGAAACTTTCATAGCTGACGAGGCAGCCCGCAAAGCATTTGTATTTTCGCTTATATTGATGATGATTGAAGCTTAAAATATTGGGGGTTTTAAAATGAGTAATATTTCAGATAGAGAAAATATGCTCCTGGTTCTTGACGGCGATCAGCCTGCATGGGTTCCCAACTATTCAAGGGAAATAGCCAATATAGGCATCCCATTGTTCAGAAGAACAAAGGATACGGTGACAGGTTACAACATTGACTTTTTCGGTGTGGAGTTCACCTCCACCGTTGACGGACCTATTCCGGCCCATACTAAAAATCTTCAATTCCGCCTTACGGATATTACAAAATGGCGGGATATTATGCCGAAAGTTGAATACGACACCATTAACTGGGAAGAGCAAAGCCACGATTCTTATGATAAGGCTGCCTGCTTTTACGGCAAGCTTGACCATAAGGATAAGGTTTTTAACTTAAGCCTGGGAGGCATTTGGGACGAACTTCATTACATCATGGGATTTGAAGGCGCGCTTTTAGCATTGGCTGAAGAACCGGCGGAAACCTATAACTTCCTTATGGCTATAGCAGACATGTATATCGAAGTTCTCCGCCGTCAGTCCAAGTACTTCAGGCCGGATTTAGTCACTATAATGGATCATATTTCAAATAAAAAGGATTTGATGATGTCGCCTAAAACCTACAGAGAATTGATAAAACCGGCTCAGAAAAAGGTATTCGAGGCAGCTATTGAATTAGGCTGCCGTGCCCAGATGCATGTTGACGGATATGTAGAGCCTGTCATACCTGATTATGCTGAAATTGGCGTATCTGTTATACAGCCTTTCCAAGTTTTCAATGATATTGAGAAAGCCAAGAGAGATTACGGCATTGTATGCATAGGCGGATGGGATGCCTTCGGGCCGGGCAACCAGCAGGAAGCCGATGAAGAAACAGTCCGTCAATCCGTAAGATTAGCCATAGATACCTATGGGCCTACAGGCAAATATGTATTTTGGTGCAGCGGTGCGACAGACAGAAACCCTGAACAACTTTTATGGTTGAATGATGAAGCCGATAAATATGGTCATGCATTCTACCAAAAATAATAGGAGGCTAACTTATGCTCAATTTGATAATCACAATTGTATGTGTTATCACTGCAGTTTACTTAATCAATAAAAAATTGCCAAACGTTGCCGTATTTCTTGCCATGGGCTTACTGGTGGCAGCGGGTATTACCATATTTACAGGAAAATCCGTTGCAGCAACCTCCAGCGGCAGTCTGGTACTTGATATATTTGAAGCAGTTAAAGAAACCTTCCTTACGACATTTTCTTCAACAGGAATGGCCATGGTTCCCATTTTCGGATACTCATCGTATATGAACAAAATCAATGCATCCAATGTTTTGGGCACCATTATTGCAAAGCCTATAGAAAAATCCAAAAATCCATATTTTGTGGGCGTTTTTATCACCATAATGATTTGCGGTTTAATGAGAATTGCCATAGTTTCCGCCATAGCTATCGTGGCCCTGTTCAGCACGACCTTGTACCCTGCCTTGATAAAGGCAGGACTCAGCAAGAGAACAGCCATTTCAGCACTGTTACTGGGTACCTGTTTTGACTGGGGTCCCGCAGACTTTGTTATAGCGCAGTTTTATTCCGGCATTCTCAATTTCCCCATGTCAGAATATTTTACCAGCGTTTCCATAAGGGTTCTTCCCATAGTGCTGGTGATAATTGCCGTAGTCAGCGGGCCTATAATGCAGTTTGTCGATAAAAAGCAAGGCTACGTATTCGGAGCAGACAGGGATGTATCGGAAGAAGTGGCAGCAACAGGGGATGCAAATGCCAAAACCCTTGAAATGCCTAAATTTTATGCCATATTCCCCATACTTCCGCTGTTGTTCATATTGGCGTTCAGCCCCATATTCTCTAAATTCACCATTAGCGTTGTGGCTGCTGTTGTCATATCCTTGGTTATAGTCTTTGTGGTTGAATCCATCCGCAGGAAAAAGATATTGGAACCTATAAACGATTTCATGGAATGGTCAAAGGGAATGGGAACTGCTTTTGGATCCTTGCTCACAATGGTAATCAGCTCCCAGTTCTTTGCAGGAATGCTAAACAAGCTAAACGGCTTTCGGTATCTCATTGATACAGTTTTAGGCGCAGGTATGAACGGTATGCTGCTTTTATTGCTCTTAGGCTTCGTGCTGATGTTTATGTGTTTGATGATGGGCGGAGGCGGTGTTGTCGGAATAATGACTGCGCCTGCCCTTACCACTATAGCAAGCTCCATGGGAATTTCCTATTATGCAGCTTCACTCCCGCTGCAGATAGCAAATGGTCTCCGCTGCTTTAACCTTGGCACCTCAGTTCATCTTCAATACTGTTCAGGCATGATTAACGACAAACCCATTGAACTGTTCAAGCGTGCCGCCATACCTGCCGCATTAATGTATGTGCTTACATTTATATTTTCCATGATTATTCTTAAATAATACCTCCATAACTCTTTACCTCATTATATAACAAGAAGACGGCTTGGCGGACGTCTTCTTGTTTTTTGGAACATTAACCAATACTTAGGGCTATTAGGACTATTAGGCTTGATTTTTGATAATAGCTATTGAATTTCTTGTGCGATCCCTATTTGTAATTGCCCTTATCCCCATAGTGCATTCATTGTCTTATGCTGCATGAGCGATAGTTTGTGGGTTTGGCTGATTTGCCTTATGGCATATCTCAATTTTAAAGGATTTGAAAAAAACTGCTCTGTTTTGAGCAGTTTTGATAAAGCATTTAGACGGTGGAGGTACAGCCACTGCGTAGCAGTTTAGTGCAATTTATATAATGGGAAGTTGTGGATTGAAAGAGAAATGTTGTTTTCTATAAGTTTATAAGCCCTTCACATAGACGATTAGCGAATCTATAGTTCCCTTATCCTCAAAATTCACTTTTGAATTATAAGTATCGAGAAATTCTTTGTCATCAGCTTCTCGCTCAGATTCAGGCTTTCTTTGAATCATGCCTTTCATCATAGCCATCATGACTTTATGGACAGGACCAAGTTTTTTATAGTCTATGCCTCCGCGCAGATGGAAGAATTTTGTTTTTGCGAGAAGCTCTGGCATAAAGTTTTTATTTATGATCTCACTATAGTCTGTTGAGTTGGGATCGGCTAATCCAACGGTAAACACGATAAGGTTTTTACAGGGATTTTGAGTAACCAGCTTTACACCTGCGATACCACCTGCATACAGACCACCACCATATATCACGACGTGGTATTGACTTAGAATTTTTGGTTCAACCGTTTGGGCTGCAAATAAATCTGCATTCAGTGCCGAAGCAATCCATTCAGCGTACTTGCGAGTTGAGCCGTATTTGGATGTATATGTGACTAAAATCTTTTTAGGCATTAGCTGTCCCTCCGTTTATGTTATCTAGATTATCAAATACCTTCATTAAAGAACCGCTTAAACGGGCAATTTCATCCACGCTCATGCCAGAGAACATACTGTCAATAAACTGCGTTGCAATTTGTTCATTATCTTTGTCCCACTGCCCGCATTTAT
It includes:
- a CDS encoding uroporphyrinogen decarboxylase family protein, which produces MSNISDRENMLLVLDGDQPAWVPNYSREIANIGIPLFRRTKDTVTGYNIDFFGVEFTSTVDGPIPAHTKNLQFRLTDITKWRDIMPKVEYDTINWEEQSHDSYDKAACFYGKLDHKDKVFNLSLGGIWDELHYIMGFEGALLALAEEPAETYNFLMAIADMYIEVLRRQSKYFRPDLVTIMDHISNKKDLMMSPKTYRELIKPAQKKVFEAAIELGCRAQMHVDGYVEPVIPDYAEIGVSVIQPFQVFNDIEKAKRDYGIVCIGGWDAFGPGNQQEADEETVRQSVRLAIDTYGPTGKYVFWCSGATDRNPEQLLWLNDEADKYGHAFYQK
- the dcuC gene encoding C4-dicarboxylate transporter DcuC; its protein translation is MLNLIITIVCVITAVYLINKKLPNVAVFLAMGLLVAAGITIFTGKSVAATSSGSLVLDIFEAVKETFLTTFSSTGMAMVPIFGYSSYMNKINASNVLGTIIAKPIEKSKNPYFVGVFITIMICGLMRIAIVSAIAIVALFSTTLYPALIKAGLSKRTAISALLLGTCFDWGPADFVIAQFYSGILNFPMSEYFTSVSIRVLPIVLVIIAVVSGPIMQFVDKKQGYVFGADRDVSEEVAATGDANAKTLEMPKFYAIFPILPLLFILAFSPIFSKFTISVVAAVVISLVIVFVVESIRRKKILEPINDFMEWSKGMGTAFGSLLTMVISSQFFAGMLNKLNGFRYLIDTVLGAGMNGMLLLLLLGFVLMFMCLMMGGGGVVGIMTAPALTTIASSMGISYYAASLPLQIANGLRCFNLGTSVHLQYCSGMINDKPIELFKRAAIPAALMYVLTFIFSMIILK
- a CDS encoding flavodoxin domain-containing protein; this translates as MPKKILVTYTSKYGSTRKYAEWIASALNADLFAAQTVEPKILSQYHVVIYGGGLYAGGIAGVKLVTQNPCKNLIVFTVGLADPNSTDYSEIINKNFMPELLAKTKFFHLRGGIDYKKLGPVHKVMMAMMKGMIQRKPESEREADDKEFLDTYNSKVNFEDKGTIDSLIVYVKGL